A part of Paenibacillus donghaensis genomic DNA contains:
- the sda gene encoding sporulation histidine kinase inhibitor Sda — MEYHFHPSPRPSSLEMLSDEQLLNIYELAVQVEASPEFIEIVRNVLTSRKVLDVDKR; from the coding sequence ATGGAATATCACTTTCATCCTTCTCCGCGCCCCTCATCCCTTGAGATGTTGTCTGACGAACAACTGTTGAACATTTATGAATTGGCGGTGCAGGTTGAGGCTTCACCTGAATTTATCGAAATCGTACGTAATGTGCTCACCAGCCGGAAAGTGCTGGATGTTGATAAGCGTTGA